The following are encoded in a window of Mycolicibacterium tusciae JS617 genomic DNA:
- a CDS encoding cytochrome P450 has translation MTSTTSETTSDLPVIPAARSASCPLHPPTEFTQWRNEAGLRRVIYQGKPTWAVSRYEDIRAALVDPRLSAETIPASMMPKDSEDNTPVMFARVDDPEHHRIRRMLTRDFTFRRVDGMRQQIQAIVDSYLDEMLEAGPPADLVRAFALPVPSLVIAHLLGVPDTDIEMFHHHTTVGLDGRTSDEEKAQAFGAMFAYIAELVERKEHEPGDDLLSRLVADHVVNGDITPETATVTGAIMMQAGHETTANMIALGTVALMEHREMYERLGHTDDPSVIANIVEELMRYLAIVHSQVDRVATEDLTLGGQQVQAGDWLVMNLPAGNWDPDFVENPDVLDADRNARGHLGFGYGAHQCIGANLARVEMQIAFATLARRVPGLHLAVDVHDLRFKGESGIYGMKELPVTW, from the coding sequence GTGACATCAACGACTTCCGAGACCACCTCCGACCTCCCTGTCATCCCGGCTGCCCGGTCGGCGAGCTGCCCATTGCATCCGCCTACCGAGTTCACCCAATGGCGCAACGAGGCGGGTCTGCGACGGGTGATCTACCAGGGCAAGCCGACGTGGGCGGTCAGCCGGTATGAAGACATCAGGGCCGCACTGGTCGATCCGCGCCTGTCGGCAGAAACGATCCCGGCGTCGATGATGCCGAAGGACAGCGAGGACAACACTCCGGTGATGTTCGCGCGGGTCGATGACCCCGAACACCATCGGATCCGGCGGATGCTGACCAGAGACTTCACCTTTCGGCGAGTCGACGGTATGCGGCAGCAGATCCAAGCGATCGTCGATTCCTATCTCGACGAGATGCTCGAGGCCGGACCGCCCGCCGATCTCGTGCGCGCTTTCGCGCTACCGGTGCCGTCGCTGGTCATCGCGCACCTGCTCGGAGTGCCCGACACCGACATCGAGATGTTCCATCACCACACGACGGTGGGGCTGGACGGGCGCACCTCCGACGAAGAGAAGGCGCAGGCCTTTGGCGCGATGTTCGCCTACATCGCCGAGTTGGTCGAGCGCAAAGAGCACGAACCCGGCGACGATCTCCTCAGCCGTCTCGTAGCCGATCATGTGGTGAACGGCGACATCACCCCGGAGACCGCCACCGTCACCGGAGCCATCATGATGCAGGCCGGCCACGAGACCACGGCCAATATGATCGCCCTGGGAACCGTTGCGCTGATGGAACATCGGGAGATGTATGAGCGACTCGGACACACCGACGACCCGTCCGTCATCGCCAACATCGTCGAAGAGCTGATGCGCTACCTCGCCATCGTCCACAGTCAGGTCGACCGGGTGGCCACTGAAGATCTCACCCTCGGCGGACAGCAGGTCCAGGCTGGCGACTGGCTGGTGATGAACCTGCCGGCCGGGAATTGGGATCCGGACTTCGTCGAGAACCCCGATGTACTGGACGCCGACCGAAATGCACGCGGGCACTTGGGTTTCGGCTACGGCGCGCACCAGTGCATAGGCGCCAACCTTGCCCGGGTCGAGATGCAGATCGCATTCGCCACGCTGGCGCGCCGGGTGCCGGGGCTGCACTTGGCCGTCGACGTGCACGACCTGAGATTCAAGGGCGAATCCGGTATCTACGGCATGAAGGAGCTACCCGTCACATGGTGA
- a CDS encoding cutinase family protein → MVSHVLRLLGVAITSGAALLIAPVPFATAQGCPDVEVVFARGTGEPPGLGGVGQAFVDAVRTQAGPRSVNVYPVNYPASGDFFDRIAFAKTVVEGIRDAGTHIETTAANCPDTKVVLGGFSQGAALAGYVTSAEIPQEVPAEYRDFIPNPMPSEVADHVAAVVLIGLPSAEFLGNTGAPPITIGPSYVDKTLKLCAPDDTICNGAPPGPPSFAHAMYGVNGGANDAAAYAVARLSPLPPAPPAPSPDLAPLPDPAPLP, encoded by the coding sequence ATGGTTTCCCACGTTCTACGTTTGCTCGGTGTGGCTATAACCTCCGGCGCAGCGCTTCTGATCGCACCAGTTCCATTTGCTACCGCCCAGGGTTGCCCTGATGTCGAGGTGGTCTTCGCGCGCGGGACCGGCGAACCGCCGGGTCTCGGCGGGGTCGGACAGGCCTTCGTCGACGCGGTGCGCACGCAAGCCGGGCCCCGGTCGGTCAACGTCTATCCGGTCAACTACCCGGCCAGCGGCGACTTTTTTGATCGCATCGCCTTTGCCAAGACCGTCGTCGAGGGTATCCGCGATGCGGGGACGCACATCGAGACGACGGCCGCGAACTGTCCGGACACCAAGGTCGTCCTCGGCGGTTTCTCCCAGGGCGCCGCGCTGGCGGGCTATGTCACCTCGGCCGAGATACCGCAGGAAGTGCCCGCCGAGTACCGCGACTTCATTCCGAATCCGATGCCGTCGGAGGTCGCCGACCACGTCGCCGCGGTGGTGCTGATCGGCCTCCCGTCGGCCGAGTTTCTGGGCAACACCGGCGCGCCCCCCATCACGATCGGCCCGTCATACGTCGACAAGACCCTCAAGTTGTGCGCACCTGACGACACGATCTGCAACGGAGCTCCCCCCGGACCGCCCAGCTTCGCCCACGCGATGTACGGCGTGAACGGAGGCGCCAATGACGCGGCGGCTTACGCGGTAGCGCGGCTTAGCCCGCTCCCGCCGGCGCCGCCTGCTCCGTCGCCCGATCTTGCCCCGTTGCCTGATCCAGCCCCGCTGCCATGA
- a CDS encoding NADP-dependent oxidoreductase translates to MAELMNRQILLRRRPIGLVAPEDTELVTTPAPEPAEGEALIRTTYVGIDAAARTWLNDQPGYLPPVQIGEVIRAAGIGEVVASRCDAYAVGDVVTTLTNFQEYVICRDDIFTTPVPGPQDKVDQLAVMSVYGPTGATAYFGMVGIGKPKEGETVVVSAAAGATGSVAGQIAKIAGARVVGIAGGPEKCRAVVEDFGFDACIDYREDNMKAALKEHCPRGVDVYFDNVGGPILDAVLGRLAPKARVVLCGVISSYLTGEHPGPANYVNLLAKTATMQGFNALDEWGRFEDAFGPLRQWEAEGRLSHRQTIYNGIQTCVDAMNGLFTGANIGKMLVKISEPTRA, encoded by the coding sequence GTGGCCGAGCTGATGAACCGCCAGATCCTGTTGCGTCGTCGTCCGATCGGGCTGGTTGCGCCCGAAGACACCGAGCTGGTCACCACCCCGGCGCCCGAGCCGGCCGAGGGCGAGGCGCTCATCCGCACGACGTACGTCGGCATCGACGCCGCAGCGCGCACATGGCTCAACGATCAACCGGGCTACCTCCCGCCGGTGCAGATCGGGGAAGTCATCCGAGCGGCGGGCATCGGTGAGGTGGTGGCATCGCGCTGCGATGCGTATGCCGTCGGCGACGTTGTCACGACGCTGACCAATTTCCAGGAATACGTGATCTGCCGCGACGACATCTTCACCACGCCGGTGCCGGGGCCACAGGACAAGGTCGACCAACTCGCGGTGATGTCGGTGTACGGACCGACAGGTGCCACGGCTTACTTCGGGATGGTCGGCATCGGCAAGCCGAAGGAGGGGGAGACGGTGGTCGTCTCCGCCGCGGCCGGCGCCACCGGATCGGTCGCGGGCCAGATCGCCAAGATCGCGGGCGCCCGCGTGGTGGGCATCGCGGGCGGCCCCGAGAAGTGCAGGGCCGTGGTCGAGGATTTCGGTTTCGATGCGTGCATCGACTACCGGGAAGACAACATGAAGGCCGCGCTGAAGGAGCATTGCCCGCGCGGGGTCGACGTCTATTTCGACAATGTCGGCGGCCCGATTCTGGACGCCGTGCTCGGCCGCCTCGCCCCGAAGGCGCGGGTGGTGCTGTGCGGTGTCATCTCGAGTTATCTGACGGGGGAGCATCCCGGTCCCGCCAACTACGTGAATTTGCTGGCCAAGACCGCGACGATGCAGGGTTTCAACGCGCTCGATGAGTGGGGCCGATTCGAGGACGCGTTCGGTCCATTGCGCCAGTGGGAGGCCGAAGGCAGGCTCTCTCATCGTCAGACGATCTATAACGGCATCCAAACATGCGTCGATGCCATGAACGGGTTGTTCACCGGCGCGAACATAGGCAAGATGCTTGTGAAAATCAGCGAACCGACTCGGGCCTGA
- a CDS encoding glycosyltransferase family 4 protein — protein sequence MAVLAPIAWRTPPRHYGPWEQFASLLTEGLVAAGHHVTLFATADSITTASLHATTPVGWSEDTTIDAKVAECLHVASVFEHAGDFDIIHNGFDFLPLTYSDLVTTPVVTTIHGFSSDRIIPVYERYDTTTAYVSISDADRHPNLHYAATVHHGLDIDEFGIHPNPGEHLLFFGRIHPDKGTAHAIEVARRCGRRLDIGGIIQDERYFHDEVAPHIDGEHVRYLGAVEKSERAEVLGSAHALLHLIDFEEPFGYSVIEAMACGTPVVANSQGSMSELIVAGVTGFLVNDIDSAVAAVDAAGELDRQEIAGIAAGRFTVATMVDNYVSVYRDVIANRQ from the coding sequence GTGGCGGTGCTGGCGCCGATCGCGTGGCGGACACCACCTCGTCACTACGGGCCCTGGGAGCAATTCGCCTCGTTACTCACCGAGGGCCTGGTGGCGGCCGGCCATCACGTCACGCTGTTCGCCACCGCAGACTCGATCACCACAGCCAGCCTGCACGCAACCACGCCTGTTGGCTGGTCCGAGGACACGACGATCGATGCCAAGGTCGCAGAATGCCTGCACGTCGCCTCCGTGTTCGAGCACGCCGGCGACTTCGACATCATCCACAACGGATTCGACTTCCTGCCACTGACATACAGCGACCTCGTCACCACACCGGTCGTCACCACGATTCACGGGTTCTCGTCCGATCGGATCATTCCTGTCTACGAGCGCTACGACACCACCACCGCTTACGTGTCGATCAGCGACGCCGATCGACATCCGAATCTGCACTACGCCGCCACCGTCCACCACGGCCTCGATATCGACGAATTCGGGATTCATCCGAATCCGGGCGAGCATCTGCTGTTCTTCGGTCGGATCCACCCCGACAAAGGCACCGCGCACGCGATCGAGGTCGCTCGCCGATGCGGCCGTCGGCTTGATATCGGCGGGATCATCCAAGACGAGCGGTACTTCCACGACGAGGTCGCGCCGCACATCGACGGCGAGCATGTGCGCTACCTCGGGGCCGTCGAAAAGTCTGAGCGCGCCGAGGTATTGGGGAGCGCACATGCGCTGCTCCACCTCATCGACTTCGAAGAGCCGTTTGGTTACAGCGTCATCGAGGCGATGGCATGTGGCACACCGGTCGTCGCCAACTCCCAAGGCTCGATGAGCGAGCTGATCGTGGCTGGGGTGACCGGATTTCTCGTCAACGACATCGATTCGGCTGTGGCCGCGGTCGATGCGGCAGGCGAGCTCGACCGGCAAGAGATTGCCGGAATCGCGGCCGGGCGCTTCACTGTCGCCACGATGGTCGACAACTACGTCTCTGTCTACCGCGACGTCATCGCGAATCGACAATGA
- a CDS encoding alpha-amylase family glycosyl hydrolase, translated as MTLPRDAAWWKSAVVYQIYPRSFADSNGDGLGDLGGIIRRLDYLRLLGVDVIWLSPIYRSPQADNGYDISDYRDIDPLFGTLAEFDALLAKVHDLGMKLVMDLVVNHTSDEHPWFVESRSSRENPMRDWYIWRTRPTVPNRTTGGHSSPARRGRGNLPLISTTSTCSIASNRI; from the coding sequence ATGACGTTGCCGCGCGATGCCGCATGGTGGAAGTCGGCGGTCGTCTACCAGATCTACCCGCGCAGCTTCGCCGACTCGAACGGCGACGGGTTGGGAGATCTGGGGGGCATCATCAGGCGCCTCGACTACCTACGATTGCTCGGGGTCGACGTGATCTGGTTGTCACCCATTTACCGTTCACCGCAAGCCGACAACGGATACGACATCAGTGATTACCGCGACATCGATCCGCTGTTCGGCACCTTGGCAGAATTCGACGCGCTGCTCGCCAAGGTGCACGACCTCGGCATGAAACTGGTGATGGACCTCGTCGTCAATCACACCTCGGACGAGCACCCGTGGTTCGTTGAGTCGCGCTCATCCCGCGAAAACCCGATGCGGGACTGGTACATCTGGCGGACGCGTCCGACGGTGCCGAACCGAACAACTGGGGGTCATTCTTCTCCGGCTCGGCGTGGGCGTGGGAACCTGCCACTGATCAGTACTACCTCCACTTGTTCGATCGCAAGCAACCGGATCTGA
- a CDS encoding DUF3459 domain-containing protein, with protein sequence MQWDAGPNAGFTTGNPWLPVNPNYAWLNAAAQIGGTDTVFAHYQALIRLRHELSILVEGDFTPMMEDDPQIWAYFRTTSSAKLLVIANCGREPRTVEIGREWIAADLVLGSLPGAPGASMSTSLDLAGWDARMYYAAGR encoded by the coding sequence ATGCAATGGGACGCCGGGCCGAACGCCGGATTCACCACCGGCAATCCATGGCTGCCGGTCAACCCCAACTACGCTTGGCTGAACGCCGCAGCCCAGATCGGCGGCACAGACACGGTTTTCGCGCATTACCAGGCACTCATACGGCTTCGCCACGAACTGTCCATCCTGGTGGAAGGCGATTTCACACCGATGATGGAGGATGACCCACAGATCTGGGCCTACTTCAGGACCACGTCGAGCGCGAAGCTCCTCGTGATCGCGAACTGCGGTCGCGAACCCCGCACCGTCGAAATCGGCCGAGAGTGGATCGCGGCCGACCTGGTGCTCGGCAGCCTGCCCGGTGCCCCTGGTGCGTCGATGTCGACATCGCTCGACCTGGCCGGCTGGGACGCCCGTATGTACTACGCAGCGGGCCGCTGA
- a CDS encoding spinster family MFS transporter: protein MTVIDETFTPHHPRRAWAAVALLAVVGTLNYADRFLPAVLAEPIKNDLALSDTAIGVINGFWFLAVYAVLGLVIARIADRGAFGLVISTCLTVWGAMTMLGGAVQSAFQLALTRVGVAVGEAGSTPAAHAYVARNFPPERRAAPLAVITMSIPLASAASLLGGGLLAQTLGWRTAFVVMGAISVVVAPLVLLVLGRRQPMPVAVASAGDKVQAAKVVDLLKKPSFLAVVLGAAFISFAGYSLTTFAPAYLIRTREMSLGEVGVQYGLASGLTGILSLLIVGWVADRLSAKDPRWSLWLVAAMTAVMLPFSALAFLVESRTLCIWFISLSYVVGTAYMAPSIAAIQRLARVEQRATASAIFLFFGAMVGSAGPFLTGVISDALAADLDNMSLGRALLIVPVAQVIAIICYLVASRRFVREMVASEDGLGPRTAEMALGVSAKPTPPATPHQ from the coding sequence ATGACTGTCATCGATGAGACATTCACTCCCCATCACCCGCGACGCGCCTGGGCGGCCGTCGCGTTGCTCGCGGTGGTGGGCACGCTCAACTACGCCGACCGGTTCCTGCCCGCGGTGCTGGCCGAGCCGATCAAGAACGATCTGGCGTTGTCCGATACGGCAATCGGTGTCATCAATGGTTTCTGGTTCCTAGCTGTCTACGCGGTGCTCGGGCTCGTGATCGCCCGGATCGCCGACCGCGGCGCCTTCGGTCTGGTGATCTCGACCTGCCTGACCGTGTGGGGCGCCATGACGATGCTCGGCGGCGCCGTCCAGTCGGCGTTCCAGCTAGCGCTGACCCGAGTGGGAGTGGCGGTAGGGGAGGCGGGCAGCACACCGGCCGCGCACGCCTATGTGGCGCGGAACTTTCCACCGGAACGCCGCGCCGCACCGTTGGCGGTCATCACCATGTCGATTCCGTTGGCCAGCGCGGCAAGCCTGCTCGGCGGCGGTCTGCTCGCGCAGACACTCGGGTGGCGGACCGCGTTCGTGGTGATGGGCGCGATCAGTGTCGTGGTCGCCCCGCTTGTGCTCCTCGTACTTGGACGCCGCCAGCCGATGCCCGTCGCGGTCGCCTCCGCCGGCGACAAGGTGCAGGCGGCGAAAGTGGTCGATCTGCTCAAGAAACCGAGCTTCCTTGCCGTCGTCCTCGGTGCCGCGTTCATCTCTTTCGCAGGCTATTCGCTGACCACCTTCGCCCCCGCTTACCTCATCCGAACGCGCGAGATGTCGCTGGGCGAGGTGGGTGTGCAGTACGGCCTCGCCAGTGGTCTGACCGGAATCCTCAGCCTGCTGATCGTCGGTTGGGTCGCGGATCGCCTGTCCGCCAAGGATCCTCGGTGGTCGCTGTGGCTGGTGGCCGCGATGACCGCTGTCATGCTTCCCTTTTCGGCCCTGGCCTTCCTGGTGGAGAGTCGGACGTTGTGCATCTGGTTCATCTCGCTGAGCTATGTCGTCGGGACGGCGTACATGGCACCCTCGATCGCCGCCATCCAGCGGCTGGCCCGCGTGGAACAGCGCGCGACGGCGTCGGCGATCTTCCTGTTCTTCGGCGCCATGGTCGGATCGGCAGGGCCGTTCCTGACCGGCGTCATCAGCGACGCGCTGGCAGCCGACCTCGACAACATGTCGCTGGGCCGGGCGCTGCTGATCGTGCCTGTGGCGCAGGTGATCGCGATCATCTGCTATCTCGTAGCAAGCAGGCGCTTCGTCAGGGAGATGGTCGCATCAGAAGATGGGCTGGGGCCCCGCACCGCGGAAATGGCGCTGGGGGTGTCGGCCAAGCCGACGCCCCCAGCGACCCCTCATCAGTGA
- a CDS encoding DUF4185 domain-containing protein: protein MGPASYIGRVGGLAVALGVGTAIAMGHGVSAAETSDSSSTSSDSPTGNTSTTDSSTDNSSATPKAPESGARGAMSGPAPEIKDPDAKDDDTKDDDAKDPDAKDEDAKDPDATDEDAIDPDAKDEEEPDTKPEESGQEPVAEEDTVDEVEPEAQPSEEGGAKEGPAAEKIDAKDSGNDPAARTPSQPGTITITVTGQSTTDPGSAKQEEVVGGATFVDARVLAASGPLNISPMMAAQTTEDITVAPETDPDLLTEVVDVISNVVDSLLNPLAGDVPIDPAAPLAWSLLAFARKELDDLVNGLTGATEEDMGLADVQTMSLALAAPTPPPTVRPGFPAPGQYVSVSTQFVDWITGNNPANNTQYYYGVTGTDLGIMWDNGMVDDPNTPINEHQVLIAFGDTFGLGGMAAGTHWRSNVLFRSVDADLFNGMDFTDPEWFTGSDFGGSPLTYVPSGAPYQYMARQIIFPEGLPAGITLIPTAGISVPTPGTEYGVTQYISFMSVTQWGAPGVWTTNYSAIAYSTDNGEVWHVAPQTVRYNTAASGNQNFQQMAFVRPGDGFVYAYGTPNGRQGAAYVARVLERDILDLSKYEYYSAGSAGGWYGVGATPAGWVKGKPAAATPLFGQSTTTPGACGAVNVNPGSAVSEMSVQYNQQLKKYVALHGDRNNNIVMRTSDRPEGGWSGPQVLMTQQNGGIYAPMMHPWSPSTQGTGTDLYWNLSMWSDYNVMLMKTDLSKVK, encoded by the coding sequence ATGGGACCTGCCAGTTATATCGGTCGCGTAGGTGGCCTGGCCGTCGCCCTGGGCGTCGGCACGGCAATCGCGATGGGCCACGGCGTGTCAGCAGCGGAGACGTCGGATTCATCGTCCACGTCGTCCGATTCCCCGACAGGCAACACGTCAACGACGGACTCGTCGACCGACAATTCGTCGGCGACGCCCAAGGCGCCCGAATCAGGTGCTCGCGGCGCCATGTCCGGACCGGCGCCGGAAATCAAAGACCCTGACGCCAAAGACGACGACACCAAAGACGACGACGCCAAAGACCCTGACGCCAAAGACGAAGACGCCAAAGACCCTGACGCCACAGACGAAGACGCCATAGACCCTGACGCCAAAGACGAAGAGGAACCGGACACCAAACCGGAGGAATCCGGGCAGGAGCCCGTTGCCGAAGAAGACACCGTCGACGAAGTCGAACCCGAGGCGCAGCCTTCTGAAGAGGGAGGCGCGAAGGAAGGGCCCGCCGCCGAGAAGATCGACGCCAAGGATTCGGGCAACGATCCTGCAGCGCGTACCCCATCGCAGCCGGGCACCATCACCATCACGGTGACGGGCCAATCAACGACGGACCCCGGCTCGGCCAAGCAGGAGGAAGTGGTCGGCGGCGCGACATTCGTCGACGCGCGTGTCCTCGCAGCGTCGGGACCGTTGAACATCTCTCCGATGATGGCCGCGCAGACGACAGAAGACATCACCGTCGCACCGGAGACCGATCCCGATCTGCTCACCGAGGTTGTCGACGTCATCTCGAACGTCGTCGACTCGTTACTCAATCCGCTTGCGGGAGACGTGCCGATCGATCCGGCTGCGCCACTGGCATGGAGCTTGCTCGCCTTCGCCCGAAAAGAGTTGGACGACTTGGTCAATGGGCTCACCGGCGCCACGGAGGAGGACATGGGGCTCGCCGACGTGCAAACCATGAGTCTCGCGCTTGCGGCACCGACACCTCCCCCGACGGTGCGGCCAGGTTTCCCCGCGCCCGGCCAGTACGTCAGCGTCTCAACACAATTCGTCGACTGGATCACCGGGAACAACCCAGCGAACAACACCCAGTACTACTACGGTGTCACGGGCACCGACCTCGGCATCATGTGGGACAACGGCATGGTCGACGACCCGAATACCCCAATCAACGAACACCAGGTCCTGATCGCCTTCGGCGACACCTTTGGTCTCGGCGGCATGGCGGCGGGCACCCATTGGCGATCCAACGTCCTGTTCCGCAGTGTCGACGCCGATCTGTTCAACGGCATGGACTTCACAGACCCAGAATGGTTCACCGGCAGCGACTTCGGCGGATCACCGTTGACCTATGTTCCCTCGGGTGCGCCATACCAGTACATGGCACGGCAGATCATTTTCCCCGAAGGGCTGCCCGCAGGGATCACCCTGATTCCGACCGCGGGCATCTCGGTGCCGACGCCGGGAACCGAATACGGTGTGACGCAGTACATCAGCTTCATGTCGGTGACCCAGTGGGGCGCTCCCGGCGTGTGGACCACGAATTACTCGGCGATCGCCTATTCTACGGACAACGGCGAAGTATGGCACGTGGCCCCGCAGACCGTCCGCTACAACACCGCGGCGTCGGGCAACCAGAACTTTCAGCAGATGGCGTTCGTCAGGCCGGGCGACGGTTTCGTCTACGCATACGGGACACCCAACGGTCGGCAGGGTGCGGCCTATGTTGCCCGCGTCCTCGAGCGCGACATCCTCGACCTGAGCAAGTACGAGTACTACAGCGCGGGCAGCGCCGGCGGGTGGTACGGCGTCGGTGCCACCCCGGCCGGCTGGGTAAAGGGCAAACCGGCGGCTGCGACGCCGCTGTTCGGCCAGTCGACGACGACGCCAGGCGCCTGCGGAGCCGTCAATGTCAACCCAGGCAGCGCGGTCAGCGAGATGTCCGTCCAGTACAACCAGCAGCTCAAGAAATACGTCGCACTCCACGGCGACCGGAACAACAACATCGTCATGCGAACCTCCGACAGGCCCGAGGGCGGGTGGTCGGGACCTCAGGTGTTGATGACCCAGCAGAACGGCGGAATCTACGCGCCGATGATGCATCCGTGGTCGCCGTCGACGCAGGGCACCGGAACCGACCTGTACTGGAACCTGTCGATGTGGTCTGACTACAACGTCATGTTGATGAAGACAGATCTCAGCAAAGTGAAGTGA
- a CDS encoding M15 family metallopeptidase → MRRVIRWVIASLLVVGGAACGALGWIGAAAASPDQPIPPVSDAARAAGLVDVRTVVPDAVVDLRYATPNNFVGMAMYPAGARCLVDQSMAAGLATAADTLRSQGDVLVFWDCYRPHDVQVQMYEVVPEPGWVSKPGPYARSHEAGLSVDVTLEHDGTLVDMGTGFDEFTPRANAYATEGVSPAARANRTRLRDAMAAGGFTVYKGEWWHFDAPGAYSNHPILDVGVN, encoded by the coding sequence GTGCGACGGGTCATCCGATGGGTCATCGCCTCCCTGCTCGTCGTCGGCGGTGCGGCGTGCGGCGCGCTGGGCTGGATCGGGGCGGCCGCAGCATCCCCGGACCAGCCGATTCCACCGGTTTCGGACGCCGCACGCGCGGCCGGATTGGTCGACGTCCGGACCGTCGTGCCCGACGCCGTCGTCGACCTTCGGTACGCGACGCCGAACAACTTCGTCGGGATGGCGATGTATCCCGCCGGCGCCCGCTGCCTCGTCGATCAGTCGATGGCGGCCGGGCTGGCGACTGCCGCCGATACGTTGCGGTCGCAGGGCGACGTGCTGGTCTTCTGGGACTGCTACCGACCGCACGACGTCCAGGTCCAGATGTATGAGGTGGTGCCCGAACCCGGCTGGGTCTCCAAACCGGGGCCATACGCGCGCAGCCATGAGGCGGGGCTGTCGGTCGACGTGACGCTGGAGCATGACGGCACGCTCGTCGACATGGGAACGGGTTTCGACGAGTTCACGCCCCGCGCCAACGCGTACGCCACCGAAGGGGTCAGCCCGGCGGCGCGGGCGAACCGCACCCGATTGCGCGACGCGATGGCTGCGGGCGGGTTCACCGTCTACAAGGGTGAGTGGTGGCACTTCGACGCCCCCGGCGCCTATTCCAACCACCCGATTCTCGATGTTGGTGTGAATTAG
- a CDS encoding cytochrome P450 — protein sequence MTTILEPTTVDLPTVDYENAPHPAEAHRRLAAALSQGPIAMGAHGPEILSYELARTALRDQRMCVPEGLGLETQGITSGPMWDRASTTILSINGEDHNRLRRLVSKAFTPRAVGRLDTVITDIITRLVEPLLPAGRCEIVEDIARPYPVPVIAELLGAPSEDSKLFSEWADDFFKLFSWNVAEHEQAILTAWAELDDYIDAMVAERRKSLTDDLISELIRAEDDGDRLTTPELRMLAAGILMAGTDTTRNQLAAAVDTLCDHPDQWELLAEHPELAMNAVEELMRYNPVVFGAMRMTIEDVEYAGVPIAAGTFVLVNTAAGNRDPEVFDDPHRLDITRKDGAPMQTFGAGAHYCLGANLARRELAEALVVMTQRMSNVRRTAPAQWKPLVGITGPAILPIEFDAR from the coding sequence ATGACCACCATCCTTGAACCCACCACAGTCGATCTCCCGACAGTCGACTACGAGAACGCACCCCACCCCGCCGAAGCGCACCGGCGACTGGCCGCGGCGCTGAGTCAGGGGCCGATCGCGATGGGTGCGCACGGGCCCGAGATCCTGAGCTACGAACTGGCCCGCACCGCCCTTCGGGATCAGCGCATGTGCGTGCCCGAAGGCCTCGGCCTCGAGACACAGGGCATCACGTCGGGCCCCATGTGGGATCGTGCCAGCACCACCATCTTGAGCATCAACGGCGAGGACCACAACCGGCTACGTCGCCTGGTGTCGAAGGCGTTCACCCCGCGCGCGGTGGGCCGGCTCGACACGGTGATCACCGACATCATCACGCGGTTGGTCGAGCCGTTGCTGCCCGCTGGTCGGTGCGAGATCGTCGAGGACATCGCCCGCCCCTATCCGGTCCCCGTCATCGCCGAGCTTCTCGGCGCGCCGAGCGAGGACTCGAAACTGTTCTCCGAGTGGGCCGATGACTTCTTCAAACTGTTCAGCTGGAACGTCGCCGAGCACGAGCAGGCGATCCTCACGGCGTGGGCGGAGCTCGACGACTACATCGACGCCATGGTCGCCGAACGCCGCAAATCGTTGACCGACGACCTCATCTCGGAGCTCATTCGCGCCGAGGACGACGGTGACCGATTGACGACCCCCGAACTGCGCATGCTGGCGGCCGGCATTCTGATGGCGGGCACCGACACCACCCGCAACCAGCTCGCGGCGGCGGTGGACACGCTGTGCGATCACCCCGACCAGTGGGAGCTGCTGGCCGAGCACCCGGAGCTGGCGATGAACGCGGTCGAGGAGCTGATGCGCTACAACCCCGTCGTGTTCGGTGCGATGCGGATGACGATCGAAGACGTCGAGTACGCGGGGGTTCCGATCGCGGCGGGCACCTTCGTCCTGGTGAACACGGCCGCGGGCAATCGCGACCCAGAGGTCTTCGACGACCCGCATCGCCTGGACATCACCCGAAAGGATGGCGCACCCATGCAGACGTTCGGCGCGGGCGCGCACTACTGCCTCGGCGCGAACCTTGCCCGCCGCGAGCTCGCCGAAGCTCTGGTGGTCATGACCCAGCGAATGAGCAACGTGCGCCGCACGGCACCCGCGCAGTGGAAGCCCCTGGTGGGCATCACCGGCCCCGCGATCCTGCCGATCGAATTCGACGCTCGCTGA